In a genomic window of Glycine max cultivar Williams 82 chromosome 13, Glycine_max_v4.0, whole genome shotgun sequence:
- the LOC106795661 gene encoding 8-amino-7-oxononanoate synthase yields MQTPIACWDNWVGEALETLYSLRPICLRNSQPREFGADDGAFQVFDEMQQRDRSSVEVEIAETTFSRWMHDTPVLEIGILDSLRS; encoded by the exons ATGCAGACGCCAATTGCATGCTGGGACAACTGGGTCGGAGAGGCGCTCGAGACCCTTTACTCTCTCAGACCCATTTGCCTCCGCAATAGCCAGCCTCGAGAATTCGGGGCGGACGATGGTGCGTTCCAAGTGTTCGACGAAATGCAGCAGCGGGACCGATCTTCTGTCGAAGTGGAAATTGCTGAAACCACGTTTAGTAGATGGATGCATGACACCCCAGTTCTG gaGATTGGCATCCTCGATAGTCTCCGAAGTTGA
- the LOC100788136 gene encoding protein trichome birefringence-like 14 — MFTRNRMKVGFNGLRGKEISLISIVLMSVTIILWSWEKMPGLSAFLPPQTPPLQLPSDHLASRRSDQVLEPDPHLGEDGSPLAKAKTANEAEELRLKGASWTVPAQSSSGKNMGEEGSSLATEKIFNETEELNLEGASRTVPAQSSFGKNMSESNTKTTSYTEQILSSVPDDEAKHKRILEGEKNHDVQTFSSPTSSGAKRNEAEGEKSLRQEENKHRNDFVTKSPQIISLTGGKDNNWNNATENKVCNYAKGKWVPDNNRPLYSGFGCKQWLSGMWACRLMQRTDFEYEKLRWQPKDCQMEEFEGSKFLRRMQNKTLAFVGDSLGRQQFQSLMCMITGGKDKLEVEDVGREYGLVIAEGSARPSGWAFRFSSTNTTILYYWSASLCDVEPIDVNNPNTDYAMHLDRPPAFLRQYIHKFNVLVLNTGHHWNRGKLTANRWVMHVGGVPNTDKKIAVIWGAKNLTIHSVVSWANSQLPKYPGLKVFYRSISPRHFVGGDWNTGGSCDNTKPMSVGKEILGEESIDEGAASAVKGTGVKLLDITALSQLRDEGHISRFSLTAKPGVQDCLHWCLPGVPDTWNEILFAQI, encoded by the exons ATGTTCACCCGAAACAG GATGAAGGTAGGCTTTAATGGATTAAGGGGTAAAGAAATTTCGCTTATTTCCATTGTTCTCATGTCTGTAACTATCATTTTATGGTCATGGGAGAAAATGCCTGGTCTTAGTGCCTTTCTTCCTCCTCAAACACCACCACTGCAACTGCCTTCAG ATCATTTAGCTAGTCGTCGTTCAGACCAGGTGCTAGAACCAGATCCACATTTGGGTGAAGATGGCTCGCCGTTGGCAAAGGCAAAGACTGCCAATGAAGCAGAAGAACTACGTCTCAAGGGAGCATCATGGACGGTCCCTGCACAAAGCTCTTCTGGAAAGAACATGGGTGAAGAGGGCTCATCATTAGCAACGGAGAAGATCTTCAATGAAACAGAAGAACTAAATCTCGAGGGAGCATCGCGAACAGTTCCTGCACAAAGCTCTTTTGGAAAGAACATGAGTGAAAGTAATACCAAAACAACTTCATATACCGAAC AAATTCTTTCAAGTGTGCCAGATGATGAAGCAAAACACAAGAGAATCTTGGAAGGTGAGAAAAATCATGACGTACAGACTTTTTCCAGCCCAACATCATCTGGGGCTAAAAGAAATGAAGCTGAGGGGGAAAAAAGTTTGagacaagaagaaaataagcaTAGAAATGATTTTGTGACTAAATCTCCTCAAATAATCTCTTTAACTGGTGGAAAAGACAACAATTGGAATAATGCTACAGAAAATAAAG TCTGTAACTACGCAAAAGGAAAATGGGTCCCAGACAACAACCGGCCTTTGTATTCAGGTTTTGGTTGCAAACAGTGGCTATCAGGGATGTGGGCTTGCCGCTTGATGCAACGTACTGATTTTGAATATGAGAAGCTTCGGTGGCAACCCAAGGATTGTCaaatggaagaatttgaaggtTCTAAATTCTTGAGAAG GATGCAAAACAAAACTCTGGCTTTTGTTGGAGACTCGTTGGGCCGGCAGCAGTTCCAGTCTTTAATGTGCATGATCACTGGTGGTAAGGATAAGCTTGAGGTTGAAGATGTGGGGAGGGAGTATGGATTGGTTATAGCTGAGGGCTCTGCCCGCCCTAGTGGGTGGGCATTCCGCTTCTCAAGCACTAATACTACCATCCTGTACTACTGGTCGGCAAGCCTCTGTGATGTTGAACCTATTGATGTAAACAACCCAAACACGGATTATGCAATGCATCTTGATCGGCCACCAGCATTCTTGCGCCAATATATCCACAAGTTCAATGTCCTGGTTCTCAACACAGGTCACCACTGGAATCGGGGAAAGCTCACAGCTAATAGATGGGTAATGCATGTCGGTGGTGTGCCAAATACTGATAAGAAGATAGCAGTGATTTGGGGTGCCAAGAATCTTACAATTCACAGCGTTGTAAGTTGGGCGAATTCACAGCTTCCAAAATATCCAGGTTTGAAGGTATTCTATCGTTCCATCTCTCCTAGGCATTTTGTTGGTGGGGACTGGAACACAGGAGGCAGTTGTGACAATACCAAACCCATGTCCGTTGGAAAGGAAATATTGGGAGAGGAGTCTATTGATGAAGGTGCTGCAAGTGCGGTAAAGGGAACAGGGGTTAAGCTCTTAGACATAACAGCTCTTTCTCAGCTTAGGGATGAGGGTCATATATCACGGTTCAGTCTTACAGCGAAGCCTGGGGTGCAGGATTGCTTACACTGGTGTTTGCCTGGTGTTCCTGATACATGGAATGAAATACTATTTGCTCAAATATAG